A part of Variovorax sp. HW608 genomic DNA contains:
- a CDS encoding ABC transporter substrate-binding protein — protein MKKHLISFSIAAATAVPGFAQEQSVEVLHWWTSGGEAAALNVLKTTLEKQGVKWNDMPVAGGGGEAAMTAVRARVTAGNPPTAVQLLGFDVQDWAKQGVLADLNDLASKNGWDKVVPPAVQKFSKYNGKWVAAPVNLHSTNWIWANKDVLAKAGVTAEPKDFDEFIAAAEKVQKAGFIGIAHGGQPWQEATVFDSVALSTGGVDYYRKAFIDLDAKALNSPTTLKVFQRMSQIRKLVDKDFSGRDWNVASGMVISGKAGFQIMGDWAKGEFVNAKKVPGKDFVCYRFPGTQGAVSFNTDQFAMFKLSDPQKVAAQMKLAADIMDPSFQSTFNVAKGAAPARSDVPDTAFDECGKKAIKDAAEASRNDTLVGSIAHGHAVPASMKNAFYDVITRHFNGQIDDKKAVAEMVSAARN, from the coding sequence ATGAAGAAGCATCTGATCTCGTTTTCCATTGCGGCCGCGACGGCCGTCCCGGGCTTCGCGCAAGAGCAGAGCGTGGAGGTCCTGCATTGGTGGACGTCCGGCGGCGAGGCGGCCGCGCTCAACGTCCTGAAGACGACCCTCGAAAAGCAGGGCGTCAAGTGGAACGACATGCCTGTTGCCGGCGGCGGCGGGGAGGCGGCGATGACGGCAGTCCGCGCACGGGTGACGGCCGGCAATCCCCCCACCGCCGTCCAGTTGCTCGGCTTCGATGTACAGGACTGGGCGAAGCAGGGCGTCCTCGCCGACCTCAACGACCTGGCCAGCAAGAACGGCTGGGACAAGGTCGTTCCGCCCGCGGTGCAGAAGTTCTCCAAGTACAACGGCAAGTGGGTCGCGGCTCCCGTGAACCTGCACTCCACGAACTGGATCTGGGCCAACAAGGACGTCCTGGCAAAGGCCGGCGTCACGGCCGAGCCGAAGGACTTCGACGAGTTCATTGCCGCGGCCGAAAAGGTGCAGAAGGCGGGCTTCATCGGCATCGCCCACGGCGGGCAGCCTTGGCAGGAAGCCACGGTCTTCGACAGCGTTGCGCTCTCGACGGGCGGCGTCGACTACTACCGCAAGGCCTTCATCGACCTCGACGCGAAGGCGTTGAACTCGCCGACGACACTCAAGGTATTCCAGCGCATGTCCCAGATCCGCAAGCTGGTCGACAAGGACTTCTCCGGGCGCGACTGGAACGTGGCATCGGGCATGGTGATCAGCGGCAAGGCCGGCTTCCAGATCATGGGGGACTGGGCCAAGGGAGAGTTTGTCAACGCGAAGAAGGTGCCCGGCAAGGATTTCGTCTGCTATCGCTTCCCCGGTACCCAGGGCGCAGTGTCGTTCAATACCGACCAGTTCGCGATGTTCAAGCTGAGCGATCCCCAGAAGGTCGCGGCGCAGATGAAGCTGGCCGCCGACATCATGGACCCTTCGTTCCAATCCACCTTCAATGTCGCCAAGGGCGCGGCACCGGCCCGCTCGGATGTGCCTGACACGGCATTCGACGAGTGCGGCAAGAAGGCGATCAAGGACGCAGCCGAAGCGAGCAGGAACGACACGCTCGTCGGCTCGATCGCCCATGGCCACGCCGTTCCCGCTTCGATGAAGAACGCCTTCTACGACGTGATCACGCGCCACTTCAACGGCCAGATCGACGACAAGAAGGCCGTGGCGGAAATGGTCTCGGCCGCCAGGAACTAG
- a CDS encoding carbohydrate ABC transporter permease yields MKAGYLPKLLFSPSVILVLVCVYGYIMFTIYLSFTSSTMLPSFELTGTASYKRLLGLENWQVSLRNLGTFASLYILVALTLGLGLAILIDQKIRAESAFRSIFLYPMALSFIVTGTAWKWLLDPGVGLERSMHLLGWESFSFGWIKDSEMAIYCVVIAAVWQTSGFVMAMFLAGLRGIDSEQVNAARVDGAKTWQIYLRIILPQLGPVFVSAFVILAHMAIKSYDLVVALTNGGPGRSTWLPSVFMYQYTFTRNEMAVGAASSVLMLVAIGAVVLPYLFSEMRKVQHG; encoded by the coding sequence ATGAAAGCCGGATACCTGCCCAAGCTGCTGTTCAGTCCCAGCGTGATCCTCGTGCTGGTGTGCGTGTATGGCTACATCATGTTCACGATCTACCTGTCCTTCACTTCGTCGACGATGCTTCCGTCGTTCGAGTTGACGGGCACGGCGAGCTACAAGCGCCTTCTCGGCCTCGAGAACTGGCAGGTGTCGCTGCGCAACCTCGGCACCTTCGCCAGTCTCTACATCCTCGTTGCGTTGACCTTGGGGCTGGGGTTGGCGATCCTGATCGACCAGAAGATCCGGGCCGAGAGCGCGTTCAGATCGATCTTCCTGTATCCGATGGCGCTGTCGTTCATCGTCACGGGGACCGCGTGGAAATGGCTTCTCGACCCCGGAGTCGGTCTCGAGCGTTCGATGCATCTGCTGGGCTGGGAGTCCTTCTCCTTCGGCTGGATCAAGGACAGCGAGATGGCGATCTACTGCGTCGTCATTGCCGCGGTGTGGCAGACGAGCGGCTTCGTGATGGCCATGTTCCTCGCGGGACTGCGCGGCATCGATTCCGAGCAGGTGAATGCGGCGCGAGTCGATGGAGCCAAGACCTGGCAGATCTATCTGCGGATCATCCTGCCGCAACTCGGCCCGGTCTTCGTCTCGGCCTTCGTGATCCTGGCGCACATGGCGATCAAGTCGTATGACCTGGTGGTGGCCCTGACGAACGGCGGGCCCGGGCGCTCGACCTGGCTGCCTTCGGTCTTCATGTACCAGTACACGTTCACCCGCAACGAAATGGCGGTGGGCGCCGCCAGCTCGGTGCTGATGCTGGTTGCGATCGGCGCCGTGGTCCTTCCCTACCTCTTCAGCGAAATGCGCAA